The DNA region GAGGAAGTACAGCGGTAGGCTGAAGCGGAGAATCTCTTTGAAGATCTTTCTGTCAAACTCCAGTCTGGGCTTATGCGGTGAATAGCTCCAGATGATGATCACATTTATCACAGAGTCGAGAACATAACCTGTGATGAGGCTCCATACCCCAAATCCTCTTACTGCCATCACTATGCATATCACGGTGTTGCCTGCCAATCCGAGGGCTATCGGCAACTTCACCTTGAAGATGTCAATGGTCTTCAGAAACAAGGCCCTTGGAAGCGCGAAGGGTACGGTCAGAACGAACAGGCTCGCTACTCTCAAGTAGGTCGCCATCTCTGGTTTGTGCAGACCGCGTGAAATGAAACCCGCAAAGGCGAGGACTATGATGAACATTGGTATGGAGACAGCAAGCTGACAACTGAACGCTGTATTGAGCATTCTTTTGGGATCTGTTCTTGTCTGGACTATCACATCCTGCATCCGCAGGCTTGCAAGGTTGTTGACAAAAACGACAACCAATATGGTGAATGCAAAAAGCCCGAAGTCCGAAGGCAACAGGAGTCTTGCCAGAACCACCTTTCTGAGGAGAATGATGAGCGAAGTGAGCCCCATGAAAATGAAGGAGACGTTTAAGCCCCTTATCGATTTCGTCCTTATGTCTGTCTCTGCAATCATAACCCTAGAATTTATCTGCCAGGAGGTTCTTGCCGTGCGCCATCTCATCAACCTCATACCCGAGAAAACTTACAGTTGTAGCATAGATGTCAACTAGGTCCACGACTTCCGGAGTCCTTATCCTTTTGGATGCATCCGGGGCAAGGATGAAAATACCCTGATTCTCAGTGCAGTCAGGATCGTATCCGTGCATCCCCCTTGGCGCGTCACTACCAACACCAAAGAAGCACGGATGAATCAGATTACCAGAGTGAGCAAGAAAAATGAGATCGCCATATTCTCTGTTGTTGAATCTTATGTGGTGGGTCTTTCTGTCCGCATCATCAAGCAGCTTGCCGCCGCCAACTTCCTTCAGCAGACCTTCTATCGGTTCCTTCGAATTCTCGTCAAAGAACCAGAACCTTGCAGTTGTAGAGTCAAGAAAAACGAGATAATCTCTTCCCAGTTTACACGGAAGCATTCGCAACCTGCTCCATATAGGGAGGTGCTCTTTCACCTTCACCATTCCATGGTCACCGAATATGAATAGAACGAAAGACCCAGAAATCTTTTCAAAAGTTGAGTATAGCTCTCTCACTCGAGAATCCGTTTCTTTCAGAGCCTTCTTGATCTCTACCGAATCCGGCCCGTGCGTATGGCCCACACCGTCCAACAGTCCGAGTTGGACAAACGCGAACCTGTGCTTCACACTCAAAGACTCACAAAGGCGAGAGACAACCGTTTCGTCGGTGTACTGGGAAGAGTACTCCGGCCAGCCCACATAAATAGATTCCCCACCTGTCTTCTTTATCAGGTCAAAAATGGTGGGCGTTACCAGACTCATCTCCCAGGGAAGTTCCTTCTCCGAGTAGTCAAAAAAAGGAAGAAGCGTCAAGGGAACCTGAGCTGTCGTATGCAAGTACCTGTATATTGGCCCGGCAAGCCTCGAGGTCTTCAACTCTACCCTCTTTCTGATCCACAGCCTAAGCCTGGGCAGTCCCTCCAGGCGTGACAATGGACCCGTCCCCTTGAACGGGCTCGTCTCTGGCGAGTATTTGAAAAGAGTACAGACACCACTCTCTTCGGGATAGAGTCCAGCCAGATATGCAGGTCTGGACTGGAAACCGAAAGGCTCACGCGTCTTTGAGACGATCGCACTGCCCTTTTTGGAAAGCTCCCATAGAAATGGAGTGTCTTTTTCAGACAGGTAGTCGTGCCTGAAGCCATCAAGAAGAATAAAGACTGCGGTTCCCAAATCCAACCTTCTTTCCGAGCCTTTTTACGATCGACTCCGGCCATACAGGAAGTGAGTTCTCCACGTAGGTGCTTATCCAACATCCTGGACAGTGTCCCTTTCTTATTTGCCTCCGTTTCTCTCTGAATTCTGGACTCAGCCATATTTGAGAGATCGGCCTGGCCCGAATGTTTCCCACTACTCCCCCCTCGCTCCAGGTGCAGCAAGGTAGAACATCTCCCATCTCTGAGATGACGATGTTGAAAAGCCCTGCGAGACAAGGATGAAAAAGTGACGGGTAACTTGACTCTCCTGCATTGTACTTCCTCATCATCCGGTACGCAAATCTGTCTTTCTCTTCTGGCAGATGCGCCATCAGCCAATCCATTTGAGCATCGTCCACCTCAAGACCGTGGATCCTGCCGCCTTCTCTCGTCACACCGAATTGCTCGGCAAAGCTAATAAGACTCCCGAAGGAATGGTTTATTCCCAGACTTTCTTGAGTAATAGTCTTGTTCAGTTCGATAATAGATTCGACATTCTCTCCTGTGACTACTGAGGCCACGTTCAAGCAAGGCTTTCCGTCACCAATCGCTTTACTGAGTGAGGCCAACTCCTTCAGGTCAGAGTAAGTTTTCTGGAAGGACAACCCCTTTCTGAGTCTTGAGTGAACCTCTTCTGTCCCATCAATTGAAACAGTTAGGCTGTCCAGATGGGTCTCAATGACTGCTTTTCTATTCACCTCATTGAGCATGGAGCCGTTGGTCGTAACATTCACCCATATCTTTTTCTCTTTGAGGGCGCGCACAAATCGAAACAAGTCTTTTCTCATGAAGGGCTCGCCGCCTGATATAGAAACAGTCTTGACACACAGATCTTCAAGCTGATCTGCCAGCTCGAGCAATTCTTCGGTGGAAAGCTCATCGTCAGCAAGCTCAGGGTTTTCTTGATATCTTGACCAGATATTGCACTGAACACACCTCGCATTGCACTTTCCAGTTATCAAGACCTGAGCGTGGACAGGAGAACGACGAGGTTTGGAGGTGAGCCACCTGTACCACCAGTCTACAGTCTCTTTTGCGCTAGTAAGCACCACCCTTTACTATGACCCTCCACAATTCTGTAGTTGCCTCTCTCAGCTCCTCCCACCAGTCTTCTGCTTTGCCACTGAAAGGAACCACAACTGGAAGAAACAGGGCTGCCTGTCCAGTACGCTGCCCGTTTCTCAACACAACCGAGTCCCTGCCTAGCCTATCAACCGAGAAGAAGAGCATCGTCGCGGCAGCATACGTCATGTCAAGAGGCGTTCCCCTCATGAAGAATGGGAGTGGGCGAATTCTGCCCTTCTTTATGGCCGGGGCAGCACGATGAAGAAAGGTCCTGTACTCTCTCAGCCTCCGCAACACATTCTTCCTGCGCAGGAAGGTGATCAAGGCAGAATCGAGAGGGTAATCCTTCACTCCAAATGCTTCTTCCAAGCACAGACCAAGGGTCTGTTCCATTTTCGGGACGAGCAGGTTCCAGACCTTCACGGCAACGACTGAACTGCCAGCTGCCACATTCCCAGGAGAGTACTTCTCGCGGACTCTGTTTTTGTTCGGGTCGAGTTTGTAGTGAGTCCAGAAGCGGGCCTCCTCCAGCAAGCCTTGAAGGCGCGAAGCCACCCCATCCGAAGACTGCAAGAGCGCACTTAACCTCTCAGCGTATGTGGGCCTGTAATTGTGTTCCAGAACGAGAATACAGGATACTATGTCCAGAAATATTTTCCCGTTGTGATAGAATGCAAACTCAAACTCAGCGCCTTCAGATTCCCTCAGTGGGTCGATCATCACAAGCTGTGCAGCTATTCTGTTGAACAGGAGAGTGAGAGCATCATCAAGGGGTATCTCACTTGCCTCAGGTTTCTCTATCTGCGAAAGCGTCTCATCGTCGCCCCACACAACCTTTCCGTGTTCTGCCAGTTCCACGTTGAACATGGAAGGGCTCATGTTCTTTAAGTAATCTGTGGTGATGGGTGCGAAGTCGACGTGCGAACAGAACTCCTCTCCCCTGAGTGAATCGGTCACGCTGCGAGACATAACAGGAAAGAGGGACCTCGCCTCTGCCACATCTTTCCTATCCTTCGGAACCACAAGGAGGTCATAGTCACTGTAGATTAGCGCCCCTCCGGAAGATAACTCGCACGAACCCTCCCCTCTGCTCATTCCGCCGGTCAGAATCAAAGAGCGGACTTTTCGCTCCGGGTATGTGTCAAAGAAACCCTCGACGGTCTTGACCAGATACTCCTTCATCCTGGTGTCCGCCTCTTCTCGCTGAGCAAGCTTGAAGTCAAGACGGAGATTCAAACCCATCATCTGATCACCCTTCTAATTTTTGCCAACCCTCTCCCGATTCTGCTTCTCTTCATCTGTTTTCTAAAGAGTCTATACAATCTTTCGCTCTCAACATTAATACTAACCTCGTCCTTCTCCATTCTGTGCAGCACATACCTCAAGACGGCAGAAGCCGAGTAGACGGCATCGAACATGAGCGGATGGAGCCTCAACTCCTCATCGTAATAGAAACCTTCTCCGTATCCTCCATACGCATCTTCGGCCTTGAGGGCACCGAAGGCTATCTCAGATTGCCGAAGCCAGAATTCATCCTCTGTATGTCTGTACATCTCGTAATAGGTTTCAGCAAGCCACACAGTCTCACAGGTCGCAATCCTTGGAGAAAAAGAGAAGATGAGTGTATCGAATGCAGGTACGTCCCACCACCTCTGCCAGGTAAGGAGATAGGTCGCGAACTCTCGGGCTATTCGCTTGTAGAGCTCTTCCCCGGTGATCTCATAGGCCAGAAGGTTGGCTTGAGCTGCAAATATCGCTGAAACACCATCCACCTCATCTTGCTTGTTGTCTCTGAGATAACCCGCGGTGAGCACACCACCCTCTGCAAATCGATTCGTCCATTCCAGCGCCTTTCTCGCACTGACCAAATAGGAGTTGTCTTTGAAGAGACGGTAGGCAAGTAATAGAGCAGTAACACCCTCGCCGTTTCCTCCCACTGAATAGCTCTGCTCACCTGTCTCCAGTTTGAATTTGGAAATCTCTTCAAAAACCGGATAGGTGCGCGCCCAGTGGCCATCCTCAAACATCGAAGACTTAAGCCAGGAAAGACCTTCCTTGATTGCTCTTATGAGATTTGAATCGTCATCCCCCAAACATGCTCTCTCCAGAAGAGCTCTCAGAGCGGTCGCCTGCCCCCCGGGGTATCCGGCAATGCCAGTTCCCAGGTGGCTGTAGAAAATGAGCCTTCGGGATCCGGGATCAAGCCTTGCGGTGTTATGCCAGACCCTGCCGTCCTCCAGGAGGATACTCGCATTTTCATCCAGCATCAGTTCTTTGGCTCCCCTGGACATTTCCAGAACTGATTCGTCTTTCACCCTCGTAGATAAAGAATAGAGGTCTGACGCAAGCGTGTTGTAGGTGGGCAAACACCAGTAGCCTCCCAGTGGTGCTCTTCTATCTCTTCTTGTCCCCAACAGAAACAGATTGCATTCCGGGTCAAATACGCTATTAAGCCAGTTAACTGACTTGTTGAGATGTACATTAAAGTCAGTTTCTCCAACCACAGCGGCATGCCTTCCTTTGAGGAACTCCCTCACAATATCTTTCCAGTCCCCGCCCTGGTAAAGATGAAAAGAAAGAGATACTCTTTTGCCGTGCAGGTCACGCTTTATCTCCTTCTCTTCAAGCTCAACATGTGGGGATAGCCAGTCATCGTAGTCGTTTTTCTTTCTTTCGAAGACCTGTTCTTTTGCGACTATACCCAGTTCGAAGACGGTCTCACGCCCTGTAGAGAAAAGGGAGAAGGACAGCGGGATCTTCGTTCCCTCAATAGTGACATGAATCGGAAAGGCGACGCCAGATGCACCTCTCAGTGAGGAGATGAGAAAAAGGGGCATCTTAACATACATGCACGAGTGTATCCACCTGCCCTCGAGTTCCTTTGGATATATTCTGGTGCGGCAAAACGCGGGCATCAGAGAAATATCCCTTATGGCCTGAAGGCTGATCTGCTCCCGCTTGAAATATGCTGCCCCCCCGACAAAAGCATAGCCTGGTTTCTCAAAGAAGCTGAACCTGGCAAGAGACTGCCATGTCTCACCGGTAAGGGGTATGTCTATGTTGAGTGAGTTTCCTTCTCTTCGGAAGGTTCCATCAGTCTGTATGTGAGGCTCTTTTCCCGTAGTGGACTCCTCGGTATCTACCCATGGACCTGGCCAGTCTATAAAACGGTGAATAGAACATGCTCCTTAAGTTCATTCCACTCCGTGCGATGAATCTCATGTCCAGAACTGTCTGTATTGCAGTCTCGACAAGCACCTGCTCAAGACTCACCCTCAAAGATGGGTCCAAGCTTGCTACTCCGCAGGTGACTCGCTTCATTCGTCTGTATGCCGCCATAAATGCGTCGTCATCAGAGTGAAAAACGGCAGCGTCGGGCTCGTACACAACCACATGCCCCTCTTCCTGGACCCTGCGCGCCCAATCCCAGTCCTCGGCCCCGGCTATTGATTCGCTAAACCTTATTCTGTTCCAGACTTCCTTTTTGATCGCTGAGTTGACATTCGAAAAAAAGTAATCCTCTGACTGCACCTTCCTCTCTGTACCGTAGCGAATCTGCAAATCCCTTTTTTCCGAGAGATTTGTTCTGGGGCCTGCAATCTGCCTTCCATAAACCCCTGCAGTCCTTGCGTCTTTAAGTGCACCAGTCAGTTTTGCCAGCCAATTCTCATCCGCTGGCTGTGCGTCCGCGCTCAAGGAGACGAGCAAATCTGAGCTGGCCCGTTCAAAACCTATGTTGAGCGCCCGGCCATAAGTGAACTCTTCTGGTTCTATCTGAACAACTATCGTTTCGAAGTGGGATGCAATTTGAAGAGTATTATCGCAGGATCCGGAATCTACTACTATGATCTCATCCGGCTTCTTGGTCTGTGCGCAGACAACCTCAAGGGTCTCTCTGATGAACTCCTCCTCATTCTTGGTCCTTATGATTACCGCGACGGATGGAGCCATCTTCCCTCGTAAAATCTAACCCCGTTGCCGGGGCGAATACTCCTGATGAATTCGCATAAGTATAAGAAATCATTGACACTATGTCAAGTCAAGACTCAATCCGCAGGCGACCACTGTCTGCAAACTGCCAAAGTTCAAAAGTTCGTATCTGCCTGCCCGGGCCGTTCGACGGCCGGGCGTTCCACGGTCCCCCGCTTCGCGGGGTCACCATGTCGTGTTTGGGAGATTGCTGAGTTTATCGAAGGGCGCAGCTGTTTTCAGGAGATCCTTCGAGTATCGCTCCCTTCGGCGCTGCCTCAGGACTAATTTCCCTAGACTTCGCCCCTCGATAGACTCCCTCCGACTTCGCGAAGGACACGCGGGGCTACGCTCGGGATCGAGACTCTCTAAGCTTCGACTCCGTCTCAGCAAGAGAGACTAAGCACGACGAAATATGTCTCGCGCCTTCTTGCGAAGGCTCGGCCCTATTTCGTTTTCGGGCTTATATAGCTTTGCGCGGGGAGAAGGGACCAGTCAAACTCCAGAAGCGTCTTCTCGTAATCATTCTGAATCCTCAGCTCCAAATGTTGCAGTCTCTTTTCTCGAAGAACCTGATACTGTTCCTCTTTCTTGTCTGTCATTCCAAGAGTTCCATAAACCTGGGCAAGCATGAATCGGGCAACAAGATAATTTGGCTCCACACTGACCAACATCTTCAACTCGCTGGCAGCCTTGTCGTAGGACCCCCCTTCTATGTAGACTGCTGCCAGCTTCTTTCTGAGGAATGGATTGTAGGGATCCACATTGACAGCCCCTCTTAGAAGCGTTGCCACGCCAGAATAGGCTTCCCTTTGACCGATATTCTGTTTCTGGTCATATATGAAATCCGCAAAATCCTCCCAGAAGATCCTGTCGACTGGGTTGGATTTGATCGCAGATTCAAACCTCGTCTGTGTAAGATACAGATCTCCTGCACTCTTCGTCTCGTCATACCTCTTTGCATACAGCTTGCCCAGGGCATTGTGATAGATAGCTTCGTTCGGAGAAAGCGCAAGGGCCACTCTGCAAGATCCTATTGCCCTGTCTACGTCATTCCTCTTCACCTTTTTCGCCATACTATTGTAAAAAGATATGGAAACTGCCGGGCGGAGCACAATAACGGCATAAATAATCGCGAGCGCAAAAAGATATATCTTGGCCCTTTTTGGCGGTCTGAAGCTCCTCATGCTGACAGACGCAGAACACAGAATGCCTGCCAGGGCGAAGAATGCATACCCATTAATTGGAAGGTATAGCGCATTATCCACCAGAGAATGTGCCAGAAGCGCAATGACAGCAGCCAGCGATCCAGCAATGAGAGGGTCTTTCGTTTTTGCAAACCTGACTCCGCTGACCAGAACAGAAGAGAAGAACACCAGAAACGCGGCAAGACCAGCGATGCCAGTGGTGGCCAGATACTGAAGGTATTGATTGTGTGCTATCTTCGCCACCTTTGCGTACCTGCCAACTGCATGCTGAACAGGAAAGTTTGTCATTCTCGAATAGTATACATAGTTCCGGAATCCTACACCCGCAGATGGCCTCATTTTGGCAATCTCCAGAGACTGCTTCCAGATATTCGGCCTCTCCATCGCGTAGATATCTTGTTTACCCGCTGTCAGTATCCTATCCCGTATCGGGTTTGGAACAACCGCGGCTACGATTACCACACCAACAAGTATGGCCAGCCACCTCTTGCTTTTTAATATACCCAGAACGATCAGAGATGCTGCAAGGGCAATGAGTCCTGCCCTTGCTCGCGTCAGAAATAGGGCGACGAACAACAACAGAGAAATAGGCACATAGACCGCCAGCCGTTTCAGTCCGGAGCTCCTGGAAAACAGAACGAATCCAGCAGCAAGAGAAAGCCCGATTATGAGTGTATCAACAAGATAGGTCGGATAGACAAGTGTCCCCGAGACTCTACTCGTGCCAGAGGCCGCCTGAACGATTGCATGGACAGACTGGACGACGCCAACCCCAATCAGTATATATGCAACCTTTCTCTTCAGAGTCTCTTTGGGGAGATTCATGCAAATCAAAAAGAGCAAGAGATATGAGAAGACCTCATGCAGACCCTTGAAGCTGGGATAAGGATTCCTGGAAAAAATCGTAGAAATGAACAAAACGCCTGCAAGAAGTATGGCAGGAAGGTTCGCGACGGAAGACCTGAACGTGAACCCACCCTTTGCCACCATCGAGTAAAGCCATACTACAACACCAACGATCACAATAAACTCGCTCAACGCGAGGATGTATTGCGGCTCTCCCCCTTTTACCAGGTTGAGAGCGAAAAGTAGAGCAATTGTCGTTAAGAGAAATGTGCTAATTCTTTGACTCATAGCTCGACTTTTGAAAATCCCAGATCCCTCATACCAGAGAATCTGGGAAGCTGAAACACCCTGATTATGACTTTTACTTCTTATCCATTCCGTATCTCTTTAGCTTTCTATAGAGGGTCGATGGATGTATGCCGAGAGTCCTTGCAGCCTTAGCTGCATTCCAAGCGGTCTCCTCCAGTGCAGAAGCTATCGCCTCCTTCTCTTTCTCTTTCAGGGAACCAAACACCTGCTTTGGTGTCTCCTGTATCATCTTCTCAGGAAGGTCCCCAATTCTTACGGTGTCCCCCTCCTGGAGTACAATTGCTCTCTCTATTGCATTCTCGAGTTCCCTCACATTTCCTGGCCATGAGTAACGCATCATAACCTGTGAGGCCCCAGACGATATCTTCTTCAGGGGAACTCCCATCTTAGTACAGTATTTCTTCAGAAAATAATCTGTGAGAAGGGGAATATCAGTTCGTCTTTCCTTCATAGGTGGTATGCGCAGCGGGATAACATTCAATCTATAAAAGAGGTCCTTCCTGAACACCCCGTCGTCCATCTTCTGCTCAAGGTCTTCATTCGTCGCCGCAATCACCCTTACGTCCACCTTGATCGGAGAAGTACTGCCTACCGGCACAATCTCCCTTTCCTGCAATACACGCAGAAGCTTCACCTGAGTGCCCGGCGAAGTTTCGCCAACCTCATCCAGGAAGAACGTCCCTTTGTCTGCCACCTGAAAAAGGCCTGCCTTGTCCTTGATAGCACCTGTAAAGGAGCCCTTCTTGTGTCCAAACAGCTCGCTTTCCAGTAGAGTTTCAGGAAGTGCGCCGCAGTTTATTGTTATGAAAGCCCTATCCACCCGGTTACTTCTATTGTGAATCTCTTTGGCGATGATCTCTTTTCCAGTCCCGCTGTCTCCATAGATCATTATCGTGGAATCCGATTTTGATATCTTATCCACCATAGCTAGCACGTTCATAAAAGCGGGGCTTTTTCCGATGATCTTTCTTTCGCCTTCCTTCTTCTTCAGCACCGCTTTAAGGTATATGTTTTCCCGCTTCAGCCTTTCGCTCTCCATTATCTTTTCCAGCCTCAGTTTCACCTCTTCTATCTTGAATGGCTTCGTTATGTAGTCGGCAGCGCCACCCCTTAGAGCTTCTATCGCCGACTCCATCGACCCGAAGGCAGTGGTCATTATAATATTGGCAGAGGGGTTGAGCCCCTTTATCTCTTTCAAGAGTTCAAGGCCATCCAGCTTAGGCATTCGTATGTCGGTTATTATTGCATCAAATCTGTCCTTTTTGTACAGCTCCAGCGCCTGTTCGCCATTTTCTGCGCACTTTATCTCGTAGCCTTCTTTCTTCAAGGCAATGGAGAGCCATTCACGTATTGATTCTTCGTCATCGACTATCATAACACGTTCACGGGCCATGAGAATCACTCCCCTTCCTTACTGGAGTCAGACTTGCGCAACCACACTGTGAATTTTGACCCCTTACCAGGGTTGCTTTCCACATCAATCCACCCCTCGTGCTTTTCCACTATTTTGTGAGCTATGGAAAGCCCCAGACCAATCCCCTTCTTTCTCGTGGAGTAGAACGGTTGGAAAATCCTGGATATCGCGCTCTTCTTTATTCCGATTCCAGTATCTGTGACTGCCACGCCAAATGCCCCGTCTGTCTGGAGCACCTCGATGGTAAGCTGCCCACCATCATTCATTGCACTAAGCGAGTTAAGACAAAGATTCAGGAAGACCTGTTTTACCTGCTCAGGATCCGCGCTCACTGTGGCATCTGCGTCAGATAGTACTGTTCTCAGTTCAATTGTCTCCCTGAAATCCGGGTGAGCCTTGACTAAATCCAGGACCTCTTCAATCACTCTGTTAAGCGACACCTTCCGGAAACTCGGGTCCTTTGAGCGGGCAAACCTCAAAAAGTGCTCTATTATTGTGTCGAGCCTGTCCGTCTCTTTTATCACCAGATGCATCAGCCTCTTCCTGTCACCACCATAGTCAGTCTCACTGGCAAGCATTTCTACCGAGCCTCTTATTGAGGCCAGGGGGTTCCTTATTTCATGTGCCATATCTGCTGAAAGTTGTCCTATGGCTGCCATTCTCTCCGAACGCTTCAACCTCTCCTGAGTCTCCCTCACATCCGTCAGGTCGCTGAATAGCACAAGGTATCCCCTGCGCTGTCCTATCTTGTTCTCCATCACCTTACCGCTCACACCCACCGGCTTGATTCGTCCCCCGCCTAGATGTATGTCGATCTCTCGCCTGTATTCGTTCCGGCTGGCCTTAAGCCCCTCAAGTATCAGTTGGGTCAGGCCCTGCGCCCCCTTCGGCATAATCTCCTCAAGCATCCGTCCGCCAGCACCACCAGATTCACAATCCAGAATCGCCCCCGCGGCCCAGTTGAAGTAAATGATACGGCCTGCCGCATCAACAGTGATTACACCTGCTCCCATGTTTTCAAGTATGTCATCTGTGGTAAGCTTCACGTCCTCCAATTCCTGGACACCCTTACGTAGTCTTTCCGCAAGATACGTCCCCATGGCCGCCACCCCAAAGAAGAACAACACATGCATATAGCCACGAAGGAAAATATAATCCCTCACATATTCCACGTCCAGACCGGGCTGAAGCCATTGGAAGTAGTTTCGGTATTCGGAAGCCAGGAGCAACAAATATGATATCGAAGAGAGCAAGGCCATTGTGAAGCTTCCGCGGCCAACCAGAAACAGAGCCCCGCATATCACTGGCACGAAGTACAGGAGAGAAAACTGGCTTTCTGCACCTCCGGAGAAACCGACAATGGCAGTGGCCAGAACAACATCTGTGGCTAGCTGGGCCCACACGAAGGGGCGAAAGGGCAACCGCTTCCGCAGAGCGAACCAGTAGACAAGGCTCAGGATATAGGTTATGAAGACAAGAAGAGCCAGGGGTATGACCTTGGAGGGCTCTTCTCTGAGAATGAAAGTCCCTACCCCCAGTATGGCGCTAACACCTATGGGACGTGATATGATGAGCCAATCTAGGGTCTGGGTAGGCCTCTGGGGACTCATCTGCCAATCCAGTCTGGAGAGCGGCCGATTCCTGCGGCTGCAATTAAAGGTGTATTAATGCCCCCCACCCACGATGGTGGCGATCTTGAATATGGGCAAATACATGGCGATGACTATGCCGCCGATTACCGTGCCCAGAAAAACCATGATTATGGGCTCAAGCGCAGAAGTGAGGTTTTCCACCGCTGCATCTACCTCGGTATCATAAAAATCAGCAATCTTTGAGAGCATGTCGTCGAGCCCACCAGTCGCCTCTCCAATAGATATCATCTGAACTACCATGGGGGGGAAAACCGCTTCTTTTGACAAGGGACCCGCAATCGTTTCACCTTCACTGATGCTCGACCGCGCGGCCCTTACTGCATTCTCCACCACCTTGTTTCCTGCCGTCTTTGCAGTCGTTTCAAGTGCATCCAGGATTGGAACACCACTTGCAAGAAGAGTGGAGAGAGTTCGTGAGAACCTGGCAATTGCAGTCTTCCTGATCAGGTCCCCCATCACGGGCATCCTGAGGAGAGCCTTGTCTATCGCCAATTTCCCGGCATCTCTCTGGTACGTCATTTTCACAGCCACAATTAGAGCGATTGCAAATATCAGAAAAATCCAGGAGTACCTTCGCAGAATATCACTGAGCCCAATGACTATGCGTGTTGCCAGAGGAAGCTCTGCTCCGAATTCCGAAAACAGCTGCGCAAACACAGGGATAACCGCGATTAGAATCACCCCCACAGCCACGACAGCAACACTGACGATCATCGCCGGATATATCATGGCACCCTTTATCTTTCTCGCAAGTGCAGCTGCCTTTTCAAGGTAGTTGGCCAATCTCACCAGAATCACGTCCAGAGCACCGCCGGTCTCGCCCGCTTCTACCATGTTCACATAGAGGGTGCTGAAGCTCCCTTTCTGTCTTCGGAGCGCCTCGGCCAGAGTAGCGCCACCCTCAACATCTTCCATTATCTGGCGAAGAACCTTCTTGAACCCAGGATTATCAGTCTGCTGGCTCTGGATTTCAAGGCACTGCATGAGAGGAAGTCCCGCGTTTATCATGGTCGCAAACTGACGGGTGAATATGGACAGGTCTCTCGTCCCCAGCCTTCCTCCCTTCAAGAAGGGCAGACCTATCTCCTTGGGTTTTGGCCTGACAGAGGTAGGGATTATCTTCT from candidate division TA06 bacterium includes:
- a CDS encoding radical SAM protein, producing MVLTSAKETVDWWYRWLTSKPRRSPVHAQVLITGKCNARCVQCNIWSRYQENPELADDELSTEELLELADQLEDLCVKTVSISGGEPFMRKDLFRFVRALKEKKIWVNVTTNGSMLNEVNRKAVIETHLDSLTVSIDGTEEVHSRLRKGLSFQKTYSDLKELASLSKAIGDGKPCLNVASVVTGENVESIIELNKTITQESLGINHSFGSLISFAEQFGVTREGGRIHGLEVDDAQMDWLMAHLPEEKDRFAYRMMRKYNAGESSYPSLFHPCLAGLFNIVISEMGDVLPCCTWSEGGVVGNIRARPISQIWLSPEFREKRRQIRKGHCPGCWISTYVENSLPVWPESIVKRLGKKVGFGNRSLYSS
- a CDS encoding sigma-54-dependent Fis family transcriptional regulator encodes the protein MARERVMIVDDEESIREWLSIALKKEGYEIKCAENGEQALELYKKDRFDAIITDIRMPKLDGLELLKEIKGLNPSANIIMTTAFGSMESAIEALRGGAADYITKPFKIEEVKLRLEKIMESERLKRENIYLKAVLKKKEGERKIIGKSPAFMNVLAMVDKISKSDSTIMIYGDSGTGKEIIAKEIHNRSNRVDRAFITINCGALPETLLESELFGHKKGSFTGAIKDKAGLFQVADKGTFFLDEVGETSPGTQVKLLRVLQEREIVPVGSTSPIKVDVRVIAATNEDLEQKMDDGVFRKDLFYRLNVIPLRIPPMKERRTDIPLLTDYFLKKYCTKMGVPLKKISSGASQVMMRYSWPGNVRELENAIERAIVLQEGDTVRIGDLPEKMIQETPKQVFGSLKEKEKEAIASALEETAWNAAKAARTLGIHPSTLYRKLKRYGMDKK
- a CDS encoding glycosyltransferase; translated protein: MAPSVAVIIRTKNEEEFIRETLEVVCAQTKKPDEIIVVDSGSCDNTLQIASHFETIVVQIEPEEFTYGRALNIGFERASSDLLVSLSADAQPADENWLAKLTGALKDARTAGVYGRQIAGPRTNLSEKRDLQIRYGTERKVQSEDYFFSNVNSAIKKEVWNRIRFSESIAGAEDWDWARRVQEEGHVVVYEPDAAVFHSDDDAFMAAYRRMKRVTCGVASLDPSLRVSLEQVLVETAIQTVLDMRFIARSGMNLRSMFYSPFYRLARSMGRYRGVHYGKRASHTD
- a CDS encoding alkaline phosphatase family protein, coding for MDLGTAVFILLDGFRHDYLSEKDTPFLWELSKKGSAIVSKTREPFGFQSRPAYLAGLYPEESGVCTLFKYSPETSPFKGTGPLSRLEGLPRLRLWIRKRVELKTSRLAGPIYRYLHTTAQVPLTLLPFFDYSEKELPWEMSLVTPTIFDLIKKTGGESIYVGWPEYSSQYTDETVVSRLCESLSVKHRFAFVQLGLLDGVGHTHGPDSVEIKKALKETDSRVRELYSTFEKISGSFVLFIFGDHGMVKVKEHLPIWSRLRMLPCKLGRDYLVFLDSTTARFWFFDENSKEPIEGLLKEVGGGKLLDDADRKTHHIRFNNREYGDLIFLAHSGNLIHPCFFGVGSDAPRGMHGYDPDCTENQGIFILAPDASKRIRTPEVVDLVDIYATTVSFLGYEVDEMAHGKNLLADKF
- a CDS encoding PAS domain S-box protein is translated as MSPQRPTQTLDWLIISRPIGVSAILGVGTFILREEPSKVIPLALLVFITYILSLVYWFALRKRLPFRPFVWAQLATDVVLATAIVGFSGGAESQFSLLYFVPVICGALFLVGRGSFTMALLSSISYLLLLASEYRNYFQWLQPGLDVEYVRDYIFLRGYMHVLFFFGVAAMGTYLAERLRKGVQELEDVKLTTDDILENMGAGVITVDAAGRIIYFNWAAGAILDCESGGAGGRMLEEIMPKGAQGLTQLILEGLKASRNEYRREIDIHLGGGRIKPVGVSGKVMENKIGQRRGYLVLFSDLTDVRETQERLKRSERMAAIGQLSADMAHEIRNPLASIRGSVEMLASETDYGGDRKRLMHLVIKETDRLDTIIEHFLRFARSKDPSFRKVSLNRVIEEVLDLVKAHPDFRETIELRTVLSDADATVSADPEQVKQVFLNLCLNSLSAMNDGGQLTIEVLQTDGAFGVAVTDTGIGIKKSAISRIFQPFYSTRKKGIGLGLSIAHKIVEKHEGWIDVESNPGKGSKFTVWLRKSDSSKEGE